A genomic region of Stigmatopora nigra isolate UIUO_SnigA chromosome 16, RoL_Snig_1.1, whole genome shotgun sequence contains the following coding sequences:
- the crhb gene encoding corticotropin releasing hormone b, which produces MKLHFLATIITILLLGFVCLGTPAAGAPQQNPHAVPEPPRRTGGPILERLGEEYFIRLGNGDARAMPPSSSMYPLGVAGGLLKLNRALQRLRLTRRFRHDDDGDDSASAERGRRSEEPPISLDLTFHLLREMMEMSKAEQLAQQAQNNRRMMELFGK; this is translated from the coding sequence ATGAAGCTCCATTTCCTCGCCACTATCATCACCATTCTGCTCCTGGGCTTCGTGTGTCTGGGGACCCCCGCCGCCGGAGCCCCGCAGCAGAACCCCCACGCGGTGCCGGAGCCACCACGCCGGACGGGGGGTCCCATCTTGGAGCGCCTGGGGGAGGAGTACTTCATCCGGCTGGGGAACGGGGACGCCAGGGCTATGCCCCCGTCGTCGTCCATGTACCCACTGGGGGTGGCGGGGGGGCTCCTGAAGCTCAACCGGGCGCTGCAGCGGCTGAGGCTGACGCGCCGGTTTCGgcacgacgacgacggcgacgacTCGGCGTCGGCGGAGAGGGGGCGCCGTTCCGAGGAACCGCCCATCTCCCTGGACCTGACCTTCCACCTGCTGAGGGAGATGATGGAGATGTCCAAGGCGGAGCAACTGGCCCAGCAAGCCCAGAATAACCGAAGAATGATGGAGCTCTTCGGCAAGTGA